A genomic window from Tolypothrix sp. PCC 7910 includes:
- a CDS encoding VOC family protein — MKFGHTVIWVDDVMKTVEFYEKAFGLVRRNIREQNQVTWAEIETGETTLAFSSTNEAQTLFPNGFYANDITQAPSLIQISFITPDVATAYMRALGAGAKSLDAPKRQPTGQMVARVRDINGVLVSLVSG; from the coding sequence ATGAAATTTGGTCATACAGTAATTTGGGTAGATGATGTGATGAAGACCGTTGAGTTTTACGAAAAAGCCTTTGGTCTTGTTCGTCGCAACATCCGGGAGCAGAATCAAGTTACTTGGGCAGAAATTGAAACTGGTGAAACTACCCTAGCTTTTTCCTCAACTAATGAAGCCCAAACGTTATTTCCTAATGGCTTCTATGCTAACGATATTACACAAGCGCCTTCCTTAATTCAAATCTCATTTATCACACCGGATGTTGCTACTGCTTATATGAGAGCATTGGGAGCAGGTGCAAAATCATTAGATGCGCCAAAACGCCAACCTACTGGACAAATGGTTGCTCGCGTCCGCGATATTAATGGTGTACTGGTGTCATTAGTCAGTGGATAA
- a CDS encoding GAF domain-containing protein codes for MQIHSFSEFDPSSKSNYEQGLQRVLDRLVITMQRDALVRETINQLRDSLQVDRVVLYYFYGKWHGQVTAESVAASEYSIFGSKGPDNCFNQEYANLYLAGRVRAIADIELESLHDCHRNFLRSFQVRANLVVPVLIPKGLWGLLVAHHCQAPHVWSPSDIEQMQTAANTLATAPCIVES; via the coding sequence GTGCAAATTCATTCTTTCTCAGAATTTGACCCCAGCTCAAAAAGTAATTATGAGCAGGGTTTGCAAAGGGTACTAGACCGTCTAGTCATCACAATGCAGCGAGATGCATTAGTTCGAGAAACAATTAACCAACTGAGAGATTCGCTTCAGGTTGACCGCGTAGTTTTATATTACTTTTACGGCAAATGGCATGGGCAGGTAACGGCGGAATCTGTAGCTGCTAGCGAATACTCAATTTTTGGTTCCAAAGGGCCAGATAATTGTTTTAACCAAGAGTATGCCAACTTGTATTTAGCCGGACGAGTGAGAGCGATCGCGGATATTGAATTAGAATCATTGCATGATTGCCACAGGAATTTTCTTCGCAGTTTCCAGGTGCGCGCCAATTTAGTAGTACCAGTGTTGATACCTAAAGGGTTATGGGGATTGTTAGTAGCCCATCACTGTCAAGCGCCTCATGTTTGGTCGCCATCAGATATTGAACAGATGCAAACAGCAGCAAATACTCTAGCAACTGCACCTTGCATTGTCGAAAGTTAA
- the aroC gene encoding chorismate synthase, which yields MGNTFGHLFRVTTFGESHGGGVGVVIDGCPPRLEISAEEIQVELDRRRPGQSKITTPRKEADICEILSGVFEGKTLGTPIAILVRNKDTRPQDYDEMAQKYRPSHADATYDAKYGIRNWQGGGRSSARETIGRVAAGAIAKKILRQVANLEIIGYVKRIKDLEGVIDPNTVTLEQVESNIVRCPDGELAERMIELIEQTGRQGDSIGGVVECVARNVPKGLGEPVFDKLEADIAKAVMSLPASKGFEIGSGFAGTLLTGIEHNDEFYIDENGEIRTVTNRSGGIQGGISNGENIILRVAFKPTATIRKEQKTVTREGEETVLAAKGRHDPCVLPRAVPMVEAMVALVLCDHLLRNHGQCHVLSSES from the coding sequence ATGGGCAACACTTTTGGTCATCTATTTCGCGTTACTACTTTTGGTGAATCCCACGGTGGCGGTGTGGGAGTTGTGATTGATGGTTGTCCGCCTCGGCTAGAAATTTCGGCTGAGGAAATTCAAGTAGAGCTAGATAGAAGACGGCCAGGACAAAGTAAAATTACAACGCCTCGCAAAGAAGCTGATATCTGCGAGATATTATCTGGAGTGTTTGAAGGTAAAACCTTAGGAACTCCCATCGCCATTTTGGTGCGGAATAAAGATACTCGTCCCCAAGACTACGACGAGATGGCTCAGAAGTATCGCCCTTCCCACGCTGATGCAACTTATGATGCTAAATATGGGATTCGTAACTGGCAAGGTGGTGGTAGGTCGTCGGCGCGTGAGACAATTGGTAGAGTTGCAGCTGGTGCGATCGCTAAAAAAATTCTCCGCCAAGTTGCAAATCTCGAAATCATCGGTTACGTCAAGCGTATCAAAGACTTGGAAGGCGTTATCGATCCCAACACTGTCACCTTAGAACAAGTTGAAAGCAACATCGTTCGCTGTCCCGATGGGGAGTTGGCAGAACGCATGATTGAATTAATTGAGCAGACTGGTAGACAAGGTGATTCCATCGGTGGTGTAGTCGAATGTGTAGCGCGGAATGTACCCAAAGGTTTAGGCGAACCAGTCTTTGATAAATTAGAAGCAGATATTGCCAAAGCTGTGATGTCTCTTCCTGCTAGCAAAGGTTTTGAAATTGGTTCTGGTTTTGCAGGAACGCTGTTAACAGGAATTGAACATAACGACGAATTTTATATTGATGAAAACGGTGAAATTCGCACTGTAACTAACCGTTCTGGAGGAATTCAGGGAGGAATTTCTAACGGAGAAAATATCATTTTGCGAGTTGCATTTAAGCCAACAGCGACAATTAGAAAAGAACAAAAAACTGTAACTCGTGAAGGTGAAGAAACTGTATTAGCAGCCAAAGGAAGACACGATCCTTGCGTGTTACCTCGTGCAGTTCCGATGGTAGAAGCAATGGTGGCGTTAGTACTGTGCGACCATTTATTACGGAATCATGGACAGTGTCATGTGTTGAGTTCTGAGTCCTAA
- a CDS encoding SemiSWEET transporter, whose amino-acid sequence MDFVTVLGLVAASITTISFLPQMIKIWQTKSAKDVSFMMLICFNTGIFLWLIYGIILQQLPIILANAATLFFNLIILWLKIRYR is encoded by the coding sequence ATGGATTTTGTCACAGTTTTAGGACTAGTTGCTGCTTCAATTACGACGATTTCATTTTTGCCACAAATGATAAAAATATGGCAAACAAAATCAGCAAAAGATGTCTCATTTATGATGTTGATTTGTTTTAATACAGGAATATTTTTATGGCTGATATATGGAATTATATTGCAACAATTGCCGATTATTCTAGCTAATGCCGCCACATTATTTTTTAACTTGATAATTCTATGGCTTAAAATTAGATATAGATGA
- a CDS encoding radical SAM protein: protein MTSSVFSAERLLFTPTTPNTDAIPLIFAFPNEYTVGITSLGYQVVWANLAMRDDVQVSRLFTDIHEQLPINPEIVGFSISWELDYVNILNLLESLEIPIRASLREDHHPLIFGGGPVLTANPEPFADFFDVILLGDGENLLGDFIETYKAVRNASRKTQLKTLAQIPGIYVPSLYEVEYHAKDGEIKSIKLIDAEIPAIVQKQTYRGNILSASTVVTEKAAWENIYMVEVVRSCPEMCRFCLASYLTLPFRTASLEGSLIPAIERGLEVTKRLGLLGASVTQHPEFETLLDYISQPKYDDVRLSIASVRTNTVTVQLAKTLAQRDTRSLTIAVESGSEKLRRIINKKLHNDEIIQAAVNAKAGGLSSLKLYGMVGIPGEEPEDLEQTVAMMRHVKKAAPGLRLTLGCSTFVPKSHTPFQWFGVNKQAEKRLQMLQKQLKSQGIDFRPESYNWSIIQALLSRGDRRLSHLLELTRNFGDSLGSYKRAFKQLKGQIPDLDFYVHTNWSTEQILPWNHLQGPLPQSTLLKHLAEATSQFDSSSKELQPLNS from the coding sequence GTGACATCATCTGTATTTTCTGCTGAACGGCTTTTATTTACTCCCACTACCCCTAACACTGACGCTATCCCGCTAATTTTTGCTTTTCCTAATGAATACACTGTGGGGATTACTAGCCTGGGATATCAGGTGGTGTGGGCAAATTTGGCAATGCGTGATGATGTGCAGGTGAGTCGCCTGTTTACTGATATTCACGAACAACTGCCAATAAACCCCGAAATCGTGGGATTTTCTATTTCCTGGGAATTGGATTATGTAAATATCTTAAATTTACTGGAATCTTTAGAAATTCCGATTCGCGCATCTTTGCGTGAGGATCATCATCCGCTAATATTTGGTGGTGGCCCAGTTCTCACTGCTAACCCAGAACCTTTCGCAGATTTTTTTGATGTAATTTTGCTAGGAGATGGAGAAAATCTTCTGGGAGATTTTATTGAGACGTACAAAGCAGTTAGAAATGCTTCTCGCAAAACTCAACTAAAAACCCTAGCACAAATCCCGGGAATTTATGTTCCCAGTTTGTATGAGGTGGAATATCATGCCAAAGATGGTGAAATAAAATCAATTAAACTAATTGATGCTGAAATTCCTGCTATAGTCCAAAAGCAAACTTACCGTGGAAATATTTTATCAGCCTCAACTGTGGTGACAGAAAAGGCAGCCTGGGAAAATATTTACATGGTGGAAGTGGTACGGAGTTGTCCAGAAATGTGCCGCTTTTGTTTGGCTAGTTATCTGACTTTACCATTTAGAACTGCAAGCCTTGAAGGTTCTTTAATTCCTGCCATTGAAAGAGGCTTAGAAGTTACCAAGCGGTTAGGTTTATTAGGTGCTTCTGTAACTCAGCATCCAGAGTTTGAGACGTTGCTAGATTATATCAGTCAGCCCAAGTATGATGATGTCCGTCTTAGTATTGCCTCAGTACGTACCAATACAGTTACTGTACAGCTAGCAAAAACTCTGGCACAAAGAGACACGCGATCGCTTACCATTGCTGTAGAAAGTGGTTCGGAAAAATTACGCCGCATTATCAACAAAAAGTTGCATAATGACGAAATTATTCAAGCTGCAGTCAACGCCAAAGCTGGCGGATTGTCGAGTTTGAAACTCTATGGAATGGTGGGGATTCCTGGCGAAGAACCAGAAGATTTAGAACAAACTGTGGCGATGATGCGTCATGTAAAAAAAGCAGCACCAGGATTGCGCTTAACACTAGGATGCAGCACCTTTGTACCTAAGTCACATACACCATTTCAATGGTTTGGCGTAAATAAACAAGCCGAGAAGCGGTTGCAGATGTTACAGAAACAGCTAAAATCGCAGGGCATAGACTTTCGCCCAGAAAGCTATAATTGGTCTATTATCCAAGCTTTGTTATCGAGAGGCGATCGCAGACTCTCGCACTTATTAGAACTTACCCGTAACTTTGGCGATTCTTTAGGCAGTTACAAACGCGCTTTTAAACAACTCAAAGGACAAATCCCAGACTTAGATTTTTACGTCCATACTAATTGGTCAACAGAGCAAATTTTACCCTGGAATCACTTGCAAGGGCCGCTACCGCAGTCTACACTACTTAAACACTTGGCTGAGGCTACAAGCCAGTTTGACTCATCCTCAAAAGAACTTCAGCCATTAAATTCATAA
- a CDS encoding CPXCG motif-containing cysteine-rich protein: protein MQTTAEYYCAYCGEPNLTFIDFSAGGQQSYVEDCQVCCNPNILYVRIDEDTLDIEIDTEYEG from the coding sequence ATGCAAACAACAGCTGAGTATTACTGCGCTTATTGCGGTGAACCAAACTTAACATTTATTGATTTTAGTGCTGGGGGGCAGCAATCTTATGTAGAAGATTGTCAAGTTTGCTGTAACCCCAACATTTTGTATGTCCGGATTGATGAAGATACTCTAGATATTGAGATTGACACTGAATACGAAGGTTAA
- a CDS encoding SRPBCC family protein, whose translation MLQFKHSSVINAPPEVVWRFHERTDILQMLTPPWQPVQVMRREGGLEVGAITEFRLFLGPVPLTWLARHTQCEKNQLFVDEQISGPFENWVHRHEFADENGKTRLTDAIAFSMPGGQTLEFFSGWLVQAQLEAMFRYRHYVTKRECEK comes from the coding sequence ATGCTGCAGTTTAAACATTCCTCTGTGATTAATGCACCACCAGAAGTAGTGTGGAGATTTCACGAAAGAACGGATATTTTACAAATGCTAACTCCACCTTGGCAACCAGTTCAAGTAATGCGTCGTGAGGGAGGACTGGAGGTAGGTGCTATCACAGAATTTCGTCTTTTTCTTGGCCCTGTACCTTTAACTTGGTTAGCGCGTCACACTCAATGTGAAAAGAATCAGTTATTTGTTGATGAACAAATTTCCGGGCCTTTTGAAAATTGGGTACACAGGCATGAATTTGCAGATGAAAATGGTAAGACTAGGTTGACTGATGCCATTGCTTTTTCTATGCCTGGAGGTCAAACATTAGAATTCTTTAGTGGTTGGTTAGTTCAAGCACAACTAGAAGCGATGTTTCGTTATCGTCATTATGTCACAAAAAGAGAGTGCGAAAAGTAA
- the menH gene encoding 2-succinyl-6-hydroxy-2,4-cyclohexadiene-1-carboxylate synthase, with amino-acid sequence MPLTNYQFNYSLINNPNKPLILFLHGFMGKMDEFDEAITLLGDEFSYLTIDLPGHGKTQVLGTDECYTMPYTAQALINLLDELQITNCFLVGYSMGGRLALYLTLHFPERFSKVVLESACPGLVTEAERLARIQHDYHIGRKLIRSLETSDFATFLSNWYSQPIFGDIIHHPKYELMLESRLQNHPLELDKSLRFMGTGYQPSLWEKIKESKNPLLLLVGEYDDKFIDINQQMADICRNAQLKIIENSGHNVHFENTSEFVQHLRMFLA; translated from the coding sequence ATGCCTTTAACAAACTATCAATTTAATTACTCTTTAATTAACAACCCAAATAAGCCGCTAATTCTTTTTTTGCACGGTTTTATGGGTAAAATGGATGAATTTGATGAAGCCATCACATTGCTAGGTGATGAATTCTCTTATTTGACTATTGACCTGCCAGGGCATGGTAAAACGCAAGTTTTAGGTACTGATGAATGCTATACAATGCCATACACTGCTCAGGCGTTAATTAATTTATTAGATGAGTTGCAAATTACAAACTGCTTTTTAGTGGGCTATTCAATGGGTGGGCGATTAGCTTTATATTTGACCCTACATTTCCCTGAACGCTTTTCTAAGGTTGTTCTGGAATCTGCTTGTCCAGGCTTAGTAACAGAAGCAGAACGATTAGCTCGCATTCAACATGATTATCATATAGGGAGAAAATTAATCAGAAGTCTGGAAACAAGTGATTTTGCAACGTTCTTATCAAATTGGTATAGTCAGCCAATTTTTGGTGATATTATACATCATCCAAAATACGAATTGATGCTCGAAAGTCGATTGCAAAATCATCCTCTAGAATTAGATAAATCCCTACGTTTTATGGGTACTGGATATCAACCTTCTTTGTGGGAGAAAATCAAAGAAAGTAAAAATCCTCTACTTTTGCTAGTCGGTGAATATGATGATAAATTTATCGATATCAATCAGCAGATGGCTGATATTTGTCGAAATGCTCAGTTAAAGATCATTGAAAATTCAGGGCATAATGTTCACTTTGAAAATACTAGCGAATTCGTCCAGCATCTCCGAATGTTTTTAGCGTGA
- a CDS encoding metal-sensitive transcriptional regulator yields MNGLNRSPEESLSTSQPTEHSHNHSTDHEHSDHHSVHGDSVHPHVHSEESLKRIVNRLSRIEGHIRGIKTMVQQNSPCPDVLLQIAAVRGALDRVARIVLDEHLTECIARAAQEGNIDTEIAELKAALDRFLP; encoded by the coding sequence ATGAACGGATTAAACCGATCGCCTGAAGAATCCTTGAGTACATCTCAGCCAACAGAACACTCCCACAATCACAGCACAGATCACGAACATTCCGATCACCATTCTGTGCATGGAGACTCGGTACATCCTCACGTGCATAGTGAAGAGTCTTTAAAACGAATTGTGAATCGGCTTTCGCGTATAGAGGGCCACATTCGTGGTATTAAGACAATGGTGCAGCAAAATAGCCCTTGCCCTGATGTTTTATTGCAAATAGCCGCAGTCAGGGGTGCATTGGATCGGGTAGCACGAATTGTGCTAGATGAACATTTAACTGAGTGTATTGCTAGAGCTGCACAAGAAGGGAATATTGATACAGAAATTGCAGAACTTAAGGCGGCTTTAGATCGGTTTTTGCCTTAG
- a CDS encoding HhoA/HhoB/HtrA family serine endopeptidase: MRVPKLTRSIRQLSSHVLAIFLGVVLTFTTLRVLPSEAEPAPKPTTANPPELLAQRQSPASAAIGSSSFVTAAVNRVGPAVVRIDTERTITRRNDQFFEDPFFRQFFGDGFSQQPSREQLRGLGSGFILDKSGLVLTNAHVVDKADRVTVRLKDGRTFDGKVQGIDEVTDLAVVKINAGNDLPVAPLGSSSNVQVGDWAIAVGNPLGFDNTVTLGIVSTLKRSSAQVGITDKRLEFIQTDAAINPGNSGGPLLNGTGEVIGINTAIRADAMGIGFAIPIDKAKAIAEQLQRTGKVAHPYLGVQMVSLTPELAKQNNTDPNSPIQIPEVNGVLVMRVVPNSPAASAGIRRGDVIVQIDGQAITTAEQLQNVVENSRLGQVLQVKVQRGNQTQQLSVRTAELQNAS, encoded by the coding sequence ATGAGAGTTCCCAAACTAACCCGGTCTATACGCCAACTCAGTTCCCATGTTTTAGCCATATTTCTAGGAGTTGTGCTAACTTTTACCACTCTGCGGGTGTTACCTTCGGAAGCTGAACCAGCGCCAAAGCCAACAACTGCAAACCCACCAGAATTACTGGCGCAACGTCAATCACCAGCTTCAGCGGCGATAGGTAGTAGCAGCTTTGTGACAGCCGCCGTCAATCGTGTGGGGCCAGCAGTAGTGCGGATTGATACAGAACGTACAATTACCCGTCGAAATGATCAATTCTTTGAAGACCCATTTTTCCGCCAGTTTTTCGGTGATGGTTTCTCACAACAGCCATCTCGAGAACAGTTACGTGGTCTGGGTTCTGGCTTCATTCTTGACAAGAGTGGATTAGTTCTCACCAATGCCCATGTAGTTGATAAAGCCGATCGCGTGACAGTGAGACTTAAAGATGGTCGCACCTTTGACGGCAAAGTTCAAGGCATTGATGAAGTTACAGATTTGGCGGTAGTGAAAATTAATGCTGGGAATGATTTACCAGTTGCTCCTTTAGGTTCTTCTAGTAATGTACAGGTGGGAGACTGGGCGATCGCAGTTGGTAATCCTTTAGGATTTGATAATACCGTAACTTTGGGAATTGTCAGCACCCTCAAACGTTCCAGCGCTCAAGTCGGGATTACAGATAAACGTCTGGAGTTTATTCAAACTGATGCAGCAATTAACCCTGGTAACTCTGGTGGGCCATTATTAAATGGTACTGGTGAAGTCATTGGGATTAATACCGCCATTCGTGCTGATGCTATGGGGATTGGCTTTGCTATACCCATTGATAAAGCCAAAGCGATCGCAGAACAACTACAACGCACAGGTAAAGTTGCTCACCCCTATTTAGGTGTGCAAATGGTATCTTTAACACCTGAGCTAGCTAAGCAGAACAACACTGATCCTAACTCCCCCATTCAAATACCAGAAGTTAACGGGGTTTTAGTGATGCGGGTTGTACCCAATTCCCCGGCTGCATCTGCGGGTATTAGACGCGGTGATGTGATTGTGCAAATAGATGGACAAGCAATTACCACTGCGGAACAGTTGCAAAATGTTGTCGAAAATAGTCGCCTCGGTCAAGTGTTGCAGGTGAAAGTGCAACGAGGTAATCAAACACAACAACTATCAGTCCGCACTGCTGAGTTACAAAATGCTTCTTAA